Below is a window of Aeromonas veronii DNA.
ACCGATAAGATTGTCCAGGATCACCGGGACCGATGATGGCGTCTCGTAATAAGCAACAACCATATGAAACTGGTTATAATCGAGCGCCTTGACGTACACCATCCGCATTTTTTCATCCGGGATACCAAGCTCGAGTAGCGTAGAGTATTTGGCGATACTGAAATCTTCACAGTCCCCTCCGGCTGCCCCCAAAAATTCCAGCGGAGTTGCCCAATAATCCTTTTTACGCCACAACTTGATATCGTCAATAAAACGCATCCGATTGAAAAAATTATTTACTCGCTCGAGTTTTTTTTCTTCGCTCAGAGCCCTGCCTTGCGTCTCCATGACCAGCATACGCCAACTGGTGACACGCTTGCCGGCTCTGACGCCATAGGCCTGCTCCGCCCGCTTGATCAAGTCGAGATCTTCCTGTGGCAAAGGCTGACTGGCACAGAGCAAAAGTGAGACGGGTAACAGCAGGATCCATAAGGAGTGGCGTAAAACTCGTCGCGTTTGGTCTCTCCATTCATTGAGGAGATAACACCATCTGCCACCGATACCGCGCTGGAGTGTCACATCATATCCCTGCTGCATTATTGCTGCTGCACTCCTCAATACCGGTGCAACCACCTGCTTTAGCCAAGCATGGTGACTGCCAGCAGCAGTCACCATGTTGACGTTTATCATCCCGGTGGGATCATGGGCAAACGATTATTGCTTGGCCTGCCATTCAGCGGGTTGTTTGACGCTAAACGCATTGAGCAGGCTGCCTGTCGCGTTGAGAATGCGATAGTCCGCCAGCAGTGCATCATACTCGGCAGTGATATAGCTGCGGCGCGCCTCGAACAATTCGTTCTCGGTGTTTAATACGTCCAGCAATGTCCGTTGACCCAAGCCAAACTGCTTCTTGTATGCCTGTACTGTGTCATAGCTGGCGTCAACATGCTCTTTCAGGAAGCTCTTTTGCTTGGCCAGCGACTCTTTCGCGTTCCAGGCCAGACGAGTGCCTTCCTCCACCTGGCGGAACGCATTCAGATGAATATCTTTCGCCTGAGCGTAGAGCGCCGATGTGGCATTGCTCTCTGCCACATCAGAACCGCCACGGAACAAGTTGTAACGCATCCGCACCATGGCGGTCAGATCATCGTTACGCCCTTTGACCGCATCGATATCCTCATTCCAGTTCTGATCGA
It encodes the following:
- a CDS encoding transglutaminase-like cysteine peptidase, whose translation is MTLQRGIGGRWCYLLNEWRDQTRRVLRHSLWILLLPVSLLLCASQPLPQEDLDLIKRAEQAYGVRAGKRVTSWRMLVMETQGRALSEEKKLERVNNFFNRMRFIDDIKLWRKKDYWATPLEFLGAAGGDCEDFSIAKYSTLLELGIPDEKMRMVYVKALDYNQFHMVVAYYETPSSVPVILDNLIGSIRPASQRRDLVPIFSFNGSHLWLMKARGQGELAGQSSRLGLWNDLRNRMTSGRLARPVVNLDD